A single region of the Trachemys scripta elegans isolate TJP31775 chromosome 19, CAS_Tse_1.0, whole genome shotgun sequence genome encodes:
- the ZNF362 gene encoding zinc finger protein 362 isoform X6, whose amino-acid sequence MAEPRFNNPYFWPPPPTMPSQLDNLVLINKIKEQLMAEKIRPPHLPPTSVSSQQPLLVPPSPAESSQSIMSLPKLQQVPGLHPQAVPQPDVALHARPATSTVTGLGLASRAPAVSTSESSTGTSTPSTPTSTSQSRLIASSPTLISGITSPPLLDSIKTIQGHSLLGAPKSERGRKKIKAENPSGPPVLVVPYPILASGETAKEGKTYRCKVCPLTFFTKSEMQIHSKSHTEAKPHKCPHCSKSFANASYLAQHLRIHLGVKPYHCSYCEKSFRQLSHLQQHTRIHTGDRPYKCPHPGCEKAFTQLSNLQSHQRQHNKDKPYKCPNCYRAYSDSASLQIHLSAHAIKHAKAYCCSMCGRAYTSETYLMKHMSKHTVVEHLVSQHSPQRTESPGIPVRISLI is encoded by the exons ATGGCGGAGCCTCGCTTTAACAACCCCTACTTCTGGCCGCCCCCTCCCACCATGCCCAGCCAG CTGGACAACTTGGTTCTGATCAATAAAATCAAGGAGCAGCTGATGGCAGAGAAGATCCGGCCCCCTCACCTGCCCCCAACCTCGGTgtcctcccagcagcccctgctggtgCCCCCCTCGCCTGCAGAGAGCAGCCAGTCCATCATGTCCCTCCCCAAACTGCAGCAGGTCCCAGGGCTGCACCCACAGGCCGTCCCCCAGCCTGACGTGGCCCTGCATGCCCGGCCGGCCACCAGCACGGTCACAG GTCTGGGGCTGGCCTCCCGTGCCCCCGCAGTCAGCACCTCGGAATCCAGCACTGGCACCAGCACCCCCTCAACCCCCACCTCCACCAGTCAGAGCAGACTCATCGCCTCCTCGCCCACCCTCATCTCAGGGATCACCAGCCCCCCGCTCCTGGACTCCATCAAGACAATCCAGGGCCACAGCCTGCTGGGGGCGCCCAAGTCAGAGCGAGGGAGGAAGAAGATCAAGGCGGAGAACCCGTCGGGGCCGCCCGTCCTCGTGGTGCCCTACCCTATCCTGGCCTCGGGCGAGACGGCTAAAGAGGGCAAAACCTACAG GTGTAAAGTCTGCCCCCTGACCTTCTTCACCAAGTCGGAGATGCAGATCCACTCCAAGTCGCACACAGAGGCCAAACCCCACAAGTGCCCGCACTGCTCCAAATCCTTCGCCAACGCCTCCTACTTGGCCCAGCACCTGCGCATCCACCTGGGCGTGAAGCCGTATCACTGCTCCTACTGTGAGAAATCCTTCCGCCAGCTCTCccatctccagcagcacaccag AATTCACACTGGCGACAGACCCTACAAGTGCCCACACCCTGGCTGTGAAAAGGCTTTCACGCAGCTCTCCAACCTCCAG TCACACCAGCGACAGCACAACAAGGATAAGCCCTACAAGTGTCCGAACTGCTACCGGGCGTACTCGGACTCGGCATCGCTGCAGATCCACCTCTCTGCACACGCCATCAAACACGCCAAGGCCTACTGCTGCAGCATGTGTGGGCGGGCCTACACCTCG gaGACGTATTTGATGAAGCACATGTCCAAACACACCGTGGTGGAACACCTAGTGAGCCAGCACTCGCCACAAAGGACGGAGTCCCCCGGCATCCCAGTGCGGATCTCACTCATCTAA
- the ZNF362 gene encoding zinc finger protein 362 isoform X5: protein MDRCQGKHRQYIQRMAEPRFNNPYFWPPPPTMPSQLDNLVLINKIKEQLMAEKIRPPHLPPTSVSSQQPLLVPPSPAESSQSIMSLPKLQQVPGLHPQAVPQPDVALHARPATSTVTGLGLASRAPAVSTSESSTGTSTPSTPTSTSQSRLIASSPTLISGITSPPLLDSIKTIQGHSLLGAPKSERGRKKIKAENPSGPPVLVVPYPILASGETAKEGKTYRCKVCPLTFFTKSEMQIHSKSHTEAKPHKCPHCSKSFANASYLAQHLRIHLGVKPYHCSYCEKSFRQLSHLQQHTRIHTGDRPYKCPHPGCEKAFTQLSNLQSHQRQHNKDKPYKCPNCYRAYSDSASLQIHLSAHAIKHAKAYCCSMCGRAYTSETYLMKHMSKHTVVEHLVSQHSPQRTESPGIPVRISLI from the exons GATGGCGGAGCCTCGCTTTAACAACCCCTACTTCTGGCCGCCCCCTCCCACCATGCCCAGCCAG CTGGACAACTTGGTTCTGATCAATAAAATCAAGGAGCAGCTGATGGCAGAGAAGATCCGGCCCCCTCACCTGCCCCCAACCTCGGTgtcctcccagcagcccctgctggtgCCCCCCTCGCCTGCAGAGAGCAGCCAGTCCATCATGTCCCTCCCCAAACTGCAGCAGGTCCCAGGGCTGCACCCACAGGCCGTCCCCCAGCCTGACGTGGCCCTGCATGCCCGGCCGGCCACCAGCACGGTCACAG GTCTGGGGCTGGCCTCCCGTGCCCCCGCAGTCAGCACCTCGGAATCCAGCACTGGCACCAGCACCCCCTCAACCCCCACCTCCACCAGTCAGAGCAGACTCATCGCCTCCTCGCCCACCCTCATCTCAGGGATCACCAGCCCCCCGCTCCTGGACTCCATCAAGACAATCCAGGGCCACAGCCTGCTGGGGGCGCCCAAGTCAGAGCGAGGGAGGAAGAAGATCAAGGCGGAGAACCCGTCGGGGCCGCCCGTCCTCGTGGTGCCCTACCCTATCCTGGCCTCGGGCGAGACGGCTAAAGAGGGCAAAACCTACAG GTGTAAAGTCTGCCCCCTGACCTTCTTCACCAAGTCGGAGATGCAGATCCACTCCAAGTCGCACACAGAGGCCAAACCCCACAAGTGCCCGCACTGCTCCAAATCCTTCGCCAACGCCTCCTACTTGGCCCAGCACCTGCGCATCCACCTGGGCGTGAAGCCGTATCACTGCTCCTACTGTGAGAAATCCTTCCGCCAGCTCTCccatctccagcagcacaccag AATTCACACTGGCGACAGACCCTACAAGTGCCCACACCCTGGCTGTGAAAAGGCTTTCACGCAGCTCTCCAACCTCCAG TCACACCAGCGACAGCACAACAAGGATAAGCCCTACAAGTGTCCGAACTGCTACCGGGCGTACTCGGACTCGGCATCGCTGCAGATCCACCTCTCTGCACACGCCATCAAACACGCCAAGGCCTACTGCTGCAGCATGTGTGGGCGGGCCTACACCTCG gaGACGTATTTGATGAAGCACATGTCCAAACACACCGTGGTGGAACACCTAGTGAGCCAGCACTCGCCACAAAGGACGGAGTCCCCCGGCATCCCAGTGCGGATCTCACTCATCTAA
- the ZNF362 gene encoding zinc finger protein 362 isoform X4 translates to MLLYEQHLARNICALLALEMDRCQGKHRQYIQRMAEPRFNNPYFWPPPPTMPSQLDNLVLINKIKEQLMAEKIRPPHLPPTSVSSQQPLLVPPSPAESSQSIMSLPKLQQVPGLHPQAVPQPDVALHARPATSTVTGLGLASRAPAVSTSESSTGTSTPSTPTSTSQSRLIASSPTLISGITSPPLLDSIKTIQGHSLLGAPKSERGRKKIKAENPSGPPVLVVPYPILASGETAKEGKTYRCKVCPLTFFTKSEMQIHSKSHTEAKPHKCPHCSKSFANASYLAQHLRIHLGVKPYHCSYCEKSFRQLSHLQQHTRIHTGDRPYKCPHPGCEKAFTQLSNLQSHQRQHNKDKPYKCPNCYRAYSDSASLQIHLSAHAIKHAKAYCCSMCGRAYTSETYLMKHMSKHTVVEHLVSQHSPQRTESPGIPVRISLI, encoded by the exons GATGGCGGAGCCTCGCTTTAACAACCCCTACTTCTGGCCGCCCCCTCCCACCATGCCCAGCCAG CTGGACAACTTGGTTCTGATCAATAAAATCAAGGAGCAGCTGATGGCAGAGAAGATCCGGCCCCCTCACCTGCCCCCAACCTCGGTgtcctcccagcagcccctgctggtgCCCCCCTCGCCTGCAGAGAGCAGCCAGTCCATCATGTCCCTCCCCAAACTGCAGCAGGTCCCAGGGCTGCACCCACAGGCCGTCCCCCAGCCTGACGTGGCCCTGCATGCCCGGCCGGCCACCAGCACGGTCACAG GTCTGGGGCTGGCCTCCCGTGCCCCCGCAGTCAGCACCTCGGAATCCAGCACTGGCACCAGCACCCCCTCAACCCCCACCTCCACCAGTCAGAGCAGACTCATCGCCTCCTCGCCCACCCTCATCTCAGGGATCACCAGCCCCCCGCTCCTGGACTCCATCAAGACAATCCAGGGCCACAGCCTGCTGGGGGCGCCCAAGTCAGAGCGAGGGAGGAAGAAGATCAAGGCGGAGAACCCGTCGGGGCCGCCCGTCCTCGTGGTGCCCTACCCTATCCTGGCCTCGGGCGAGACGGCTAAAGAGGGCAAAACCTACAG GTGTAAAGTCTGCCCCCTGACCTTCTTCACCAAGTCGGAGATGCAGATCCACTCCAAGTCGCACACAGAGGCCAAACCCCACAAGTGCCCGCACTGCTCCAAATCCTTCGCCAACGCCTCCTACTTGGCCCAGCACCTGCGCATCCACCTGGGCGTGAAGCCGTATCACTGCTCCTACTGTGAGAAATCCTTCCGCCAGCTCTCccatctccagcagcacaccag AATTCACACTGGCGACAGACCCTACAAGTGCCCACACCCTGGCTGTGAAAAGGCTTTCACGCAGCTCTCCAACCTCCAG TCACACCAGCGACAGCACAACAAGGATAAGCCCTACAAGTGTCCGAACTGCTACCGGGCGTACTCGGACTCGGCATCGCTGCAGATCCACCTCTCTGCACACGCCATCAAACACGCCAAGGCCTACTGCTGCAGCATGTGTGGGCGGGCCTACACCTCG gaGACGTATTTGATGAAGCACATGTCCAAACACACCGTGGTGGAACACCTAGTGAGCCAGCACTCGCCACAAAGGACGGAGTCCCCCGGCATCCCAGTGCGGATCTCACTCATCTAA
- the ZNF362 gene encoding zinc finger protein 362 isoform X3, with the protein MRHSHGCVSLEAVSVAPEQHLARNICALLALEMDRCQGKHRQYIQRMAEPRFNNPYFWPPPPTMPSQLDNLVLINKIKEQLMAEKIRPPHLPPTSVSSQQPLLVPPSPAESSQSIMSLPKLQQVPGLHPQAVPQPDVALHARPATSTVTGLGLASRAPAVSTSESSTGTSTPSTPTSTSQSRLIASSPTLISGITSPPLLDSIKTIQGHSLLGAPKSERGRKKIKAENPSGPPVLVVPYPILASGETAKEGKTYRCKVCPLTFFTKSEMQIHSKSHTEAKPHKCPHCSKSFANASYLAQHLRIHLGVKPYHCSYCEKSFRQLSHLQQHTRIHTGDRPYKCPHPGCEKAFTQLSNLQSHQRQHNKDKPYKCPNCYRAYSDSASLQIHLSAHAIKHAKAYCCSMCGRAYTSETYLMKHMSKHTVVEHLVSQHSPQRTESPGIPVRISLI; encoded by the exons GATGGCGGAGCCTCGCTTTAACAACCCCTACTTCTGGCCGCCCCCTCCCACCATGCCCAGCCAG CTGGACAACTTGGTTCTGATCAATAAAATCAAGGAGCAGCTGATGGCAGAGAAGATCCGGCCCCCTCACCTGCCCCCAACCTCGGTgtcctcccagcagcccctgctggtgCCCCCCTCGCCTGCAGAGAGCAGCCAGTCCATCATGTCCCTCCCCAAACTGCAGCAGGTCCCAGGGCTGCACCCACAGGCCGTCCCCCAGCCTGACGTGGCCCTGCATGCCCGGCCGGCCACCAGCACGGTCACAG GTCTGGGGCTGGCCTCCCGTGCCCCCGCAGTCAGCACCTCGGAATCCAGCACTGGCACCAGCACCCCCTCAACCCCCACCTCCACCAGTCAGAGCAGACTCATCGCCTCCTCGCCCACCCTCATCTCAGGGATCACCAGCCCCCCGCTCCTGGACTCCATCAAGACAATCCAGGGCCACAGCCTGCTGGGGGCGCCCAAGTCAGAGCGAGGGAGGAAGAAGATCAAGGCGGAGAACCCGTCGGGGCCGCCCGTCCTCGTGGTGCCCTACCCTATCCTGGCCTCGGGCGAGACGGCTAAAGAGGGCAAAACCTACAG GTGTAAAGTCTGCCCCCTGACCTTCTTCACCAAGTCGGAGATGCAGATCCACTCCAAGTCGCACACAGAGGCCAAACCCCACAAGTGCCCGCACTGCTCCAAATCCTTCGCCAACGCCTCCTACTTGGCCCAGCACCTGCGCATCCACCTGGGCGTGAAGCCGTATCACTGCTCCTACTGTGAGAAATCCTTCCGCCAGCTCTCccatctccagcagcacaccag AATTCACACTGGCGACAGACCCTACAAGTGCCCACACCCTGGCTGTGAAAAGGCTTTCACGCAGCTCTCCAACCTCCAG TCACACCAGCGACAGCACAACAAGGATAAGCCCTACAAGTGTCCGAACTGCTACCGGGCGTACTCGGACTCGGCATCGCTGCAGATCCACCTCTCTGCACACGCCATCAAACACGCCAAGGCCTACTGCTGCAGCATGTGTGGGCGGGCCTACACCTCG gaGACGTATTTGATGAAGCACATGTCCAAACACACCGTGGTGGAACACCTAGTGAGCCAGCACTCGCCACAAAGGACGGAGTCCCCCGGCATCCCAGTGCGGATCTCACTCATCTAA